The Struthio camelus isolate bStrCam1 chromosome 5, bStrCam1.hap1, whole genome shotgun sequence genome has a segment encoding these proteins:
- the PROX2 gene encoding prospero homeobox protein 2 yields the protein MIPTLLWVSSPVSRDKEDMMGDRTASEQDGDHATSGHGQGLKKEPCFQRDSLLPSSRVSLISQLLSHTMISRGLDPHLLFPSSQAADLPQDYGDGVSPAEGVQALALPQPCAPAPLPCASDRDQISNEHLRAKRARVESIIQGMSLPPNPLSCDTSRERADTQKGCETPRENKRKPRVPQQQQSDGAAQWAAPGAGSPQAQGCQQLKAQLRFLEQQLRQLQEKFFQVCDPGDAVRAQEGMEKAHLLCGKPGGRSGKDSATAASDPLTVPFWRSVPEMAGHEASEEEEDAGNAGGLPSEARELSEMLKHELAGAASRAVDSVLKTMWLKAAGHLLQWHCSLPVPGEGARREYFASGKCRKPLPKPLTQDVLNSLGGTQAEALSGALEKSSDFHTCPVSSRGARKPCQVPSIGYPLGTMAPVQDNQLLSQLLGYGQHSPWGSTSRGSPSAVDRGPQEPLDLHWGTVKLRSSVMRQQQYPLPLSPADVEGLALLPAARAGCGELQPAMDGAPFTSIHISFGGWEMLAVVKPVITGKKQVSRANAQGHAAFCQPNRPRGDFSLTLRYIQEALTPGHLKKAKLMFFFTRYPSSTLLKTYFLDVQFSRCITSQLIKWFSNFREFYYIQVEKFARQALLEGVADAKVLRVSRDSELFRALNMHYNKGNDFEVPARFLEVASLTLQEFFSAVRAGKDSDPSWKKPIYKIISKLDSDIPEVFKSSGCSQELLRS from the exons ATGATCCCGACCTTGCTGTGGGTCAGCTCTCCAGTTTCCAGAGATAAAGAGGACATGATGGGTGACAGGACTGCCTCTGAACAGGACGGAGACCATGCCACTTCAGGGCATGGCCAGGGGCTGAAAAAGGAGCCCTGTTTCCAAAGAGACTCTTTGTTGCCTTCCTCCAGAGTGTCCCTGATATCACAGCTCCTCAGCCACACAATGATTAGCAGGGGCCTGGATCCTcacctccttttcccttcctcccaggCGGCGGACCTGCCCCAGGACTATGGGGATGGTGTGTCTCCTGCAGAAGGAGTGCaagccctggctctgccccagccctgtgcccctgctcccctgccctgtgccagTGACAGAGACCAGATCTCCAATGAGCACCTACGAGCCAAGCGGGCCAGGGTGGAGAGCATCATCCAAGGCATGAGCCTCCCACCGAACCCCCTGTCGTGTGACACCAGCAGGGAGAGAGCTGACACGCAGAAGGGCTGCGAGACGCCACGGGAGAACAAGAGGAAGCCAAGGGtgccccagcagcagcaaagcgacGGGGCGGCCCAGTGGGCAGCCCCTGGTGCTGGCAGCCCCCAGGCACAGGGCTGCCAGCAGCTGAAGGCGCAGCTCCGCTTTTTAGAGCAGCAGCTAAGGCAGCTCCAGGAGAAGTTCTTCCAGGTCTGTGACCCCGGAGATGCTGTCCGCGCCCAGGAAGGGATGGAGAAAGCACATCTACTGTGTGGAAAGCCTGGAGGCAGATCAGGCAAGGACAGTGCCACTGCAGCCAGTGACCCTCTCACAGTGCCTTTTTGGAGGAGTGTCCCAGAGATGGCAGGGCACGAAGcatcagaggaggaggaagatgccgGCAATGCGGGCGGCCTGCCCTCGGAGGCCAGGGAGCTCTCGGAGATGCTGAAGCACGAGCTTGCTGGGGCAGCCTCTCGGGCGGTGGACTCTGTTCTGAAGACCATGTGGCTGAAGGCAGCTGGCCACCTCCTGCAGTGGCACTGCAGTCTCCcggtgccaggggaaggggccagGAGAGAGTATTTTGCTTCTGGGAAATGCAGAAAaccgcttcctaagcctctcaccCAGGATGTGCTGAATTCACTGGGGGGAACCCAGGCTGAGGCTCTGTCAGGAGCTTTGGAGAAGAGCTCAGACTTTCACACTTGTCCTGTCAGTTCAAGAGGGGCGAGAAAACCCTGTCAGGTACCCAGCATTGGTTATCCGCTGGGCACGATGGCCCCTGTTCAGGACAACCAGCtcctcagccagctgctgggTTATGGCCAGCACAGTCCCTGGGGCAGCACCTCTCGTGGGAGCCCCTCTGCTGTGGACCGGGGTCCTCAGGAGCCCCTCGACTTGCACTGGGGAACCGTCAAACTCAGGTCGTCGGTCATGAGACAGCAGCAGTATCCCCTGCCCCTGAGCCCTGCCGACGTGGAAGGCCTggcgctgctgccggctgccagggcaggctgtGGGGAGCTGCAGCCTGCGATGGACGGGGCGCCCTTCACCTCCATCCATATATCCTTTGGGGGCTGGGAGATGCTG GCAGTGGTTAAACCAGTTATCACAGGTAAAAAGCAAGTGTCCAGGGCCAACGCTCAGGGACACGCAGCCTTCTGCCAGCCTAACAGGCCTCGAGGAGATTTTTCCTTGACTCTGAGATACATCCAGGAGGCGCTGACCCCTGGCCACCTGAAGAAGGCCAAGTTGATGTTTTTCTTCACCCGCTACCCCAGTTCCACGCTGCTGAAAACCTACTTCCTTGACGTGCAG TTCAGCCGCTGCATCACTTCCCAGCTTATCAAGTGGTTCAGCAACTTCCGCGAGTTCTACTACATCCAGGTGGAGAAGTTTGCCCGGCAAGCCCTGCTGGAGGGTGTTGCCGACGCAAAGGTCCTGAGGGTCTCTCGGGACTCGGAGCTCTTCCGCGCACTCaacatgcactataacaagggaAATGACTTTGAG GTCCCCGCGCGCTTCCTGGAGGTGGCCAGCCTGACGCTGCAGGAGTTCTTCAGCGCCGTCAGGGCAGGCAAGGACTCCGACCCCTCCTGGAAAAAACCTATTTACAAGATCATTTCGAAACTGGATAGTGACATCCCAGAAGTGTTTAAATCTTCTGGCTGCTCCCAGGAACTGCTCCGGAGCTGA